The DNA window CATCTCAGTGCTTGAACGAGTTGTGCAGCTTACTCGGAGCTTGTCCATGGTTATGCGCTGTTCTGGATCTTTGTTAAGAATTGCGTGTATGAGATTGACAAAGTCTGGGTTCTCGTCTTCAGGGAGAGAGGGTTCGTCAGACCGAATGGCATCATACATGTCTAAAACACCATCGCGGTTGAAAGGGATACGCCCATACTTTAGACAGTAGAGCGAAACCCCCATTGACCAGATATCAGCAGCAGTGCCAGACACATCCCCATGCTTGCCGCAGAGTTCGGGGGGCAGGAATGCTGGAGAGCCTGCAGATTTTGCTGTTCTCATGTTGTCTGGTTTCTCAAACATCTCAGAAACCCCAAAGTCAACAACCTTAAGCACATCGTCATTGGATAGCAGCAGATTGTCTGGTTTAATGTCCCTATGGATAACACCCTGCGCATGCACTTAAGAGGCATTATGTTAGCCTCCTGAAGGAGTGGGTTTGGTCTGATGATACTCACAGTATTCAATGGCTAATATCAGATCTCGGAACCAGTAGCGACAGTTCTCTTCTGAATAAGGTTTAGCCTGCTCATCCAAGCCAACTTTCATTACGACGCCCTTTCGGCACATCTCGAGGACCATGTAGATGGAGTCCTCCTCGGGATCGTCCAGAACCTCGTAAAGCTGGACAAGATTAGGGTGGttgagcttcttcatgatcGCAATCTCTTCTCGTATGAGGTGCAACGCATCATTGGTATCATTGACGAGGCGGGGAGCAGCGTTAAAGGGACCTCCAGCACCAGGACCCATGCGCCTCGGACCTCGAGGACCTTGTCTGAGGATAGTTGACTGAAGGCGTTTTCGAAGGCGGGCTTTAGAGAACTCTTTAACGGCCTAAAGTTGTGTGAGCTGGGAGACAATGTCTGAGGTGTACAAGGTTTGACGCTCACGTATTCCTGACCGAACTGGTCTTTGGCAAGATGAACGGCGCCATATGAGCCCCTACCAATTTCCTCCAGGATTGTATACTGGTTTACTCGGTGGTGAGAGACACCATCAGCATCTTCATCCCCAAACTGAGTTTGCGCATCAAGAGTTTCCTTAGAATCCTTGTCAACTACGTGAGGTCGACTTGAGGTATAGCCATTGGTTTCATACCTTGACTTGTCGATGAGCGCTTGGGGTTCGCTTGTGATGTCTAAGAGGACTTGAGAAATGGAGAACCTCTGTCGGTTCTGTTCTGTTATCGGTCACATTGTCAGCTGGGGGCATTCAAAGTCCACCTTTAGATTGACTTGCAGATGATGAGTGAGGGGTGGCGGAGGCCTGTTATCAGAGGTGTCGTCATGTTGGTCAACTCTAACTTGAGGGAAAGTGAACGAAGGCCTCATCTCTGGATGAGCCGCTGGCTCAGGTGTGTCCATGCTGAACGATATTGCAGGACCACCCAACGAAAGCAagattacctaggtactggATAGACTACCTGGTTTAGTAgttgcgatgcgatgcgattgGGTTGGATTGGATTGACAGGTTAGATTGAAACTGCCCCGCATTCAATTCTTTGCGAATTGGGTTTTGAGCTTTTACGTTGGGAATATCGCTGTTGAAGGGGAAGAATGCCCGCCGTTGTCTAAGAGAAAAATAACGAGGCTGACACAGCAATCTTGAATCATCTGCACATGTGATCACGACGATGGAAAGAAGGAATCTAATAAGCCTCTGTCTCCAGCTGTGAGCCTTGGCTGCCCGCTTACattcagtcagtcagtcagtcagccCTGAGGCTATGATGCGCTAAAGAGCTGAAAGTACCGAGCTTCCAGGACCATGTCAGTGGCTGCCCCGCCAAAGCTTTCACTTCCATCCATCCTAGACCGGGCAGCCACAGTGGATTGAGCCTCAGTGGGTGACAGCCCGCCCATCATGAGCTCCATAGGTTGTCTGGGCTTGTTCTACTCTCTACCAAGC is part of the Fusarium poae strain DAOMC 252244 chromosome 4, whole genome shotgun sequence genome and encodes:
- a CDS encoding hypothetical protein (BUSCO:9778at5125); amino-acid sequence: MPPADNVTDNRTEPTEVLHFSSPLRHHKRTPSAHRQVKETLDAQTQFGDEDADGVSHHRVNQYTILEEIGRGSYGAVHLAKDQFGQEYAVKEFSKARLRKRLQSTILRQGPRGPRRMGPGAGGPFNAAPRLVNDTNDALHLIREEIAIMKKLNHPNLVQLYEVLDDPEEDSIYMVLEMCRKGVVMKVGLDEQAKPYSEENCRYWFRDLILAIEYLHAQGVIHRDIKPDNLLLSNDDVLKVVDFGVSEMFEKPDNMRTAKSAGSPAFLPPELCGKHGDVSGTAADIWSMGVSLYCLKYGRIPFNRDGVLDMYDAIRSDEPSLPEDENPDFVNLIHAILNKDPEQRITMDKLREHPWVTKKGTDCLLSAEDNCANMVEPPNELEVNRAFTRKMNHLLCVMKVIHRFKSILAKHRARSNTSTPRQNHGSFDASEEKAKAEVIEALLSRRRTFQAQEQKPKPGAGNGTHPAQEPDTQNTTPFLGIGTGTMDEFASNEATPDMVSDSPTAVDFNVYDRAYETAIERITSNPNVSTRRPTVYLTKFVQDTENLKGFSELVKDEDTTKHSHDTQASNSTGSAPNLITNLTSKLGLSDNQLDKSET